One window of the Dreissena polymorpha isolate Duluth1 chromosome 5, UMN_Dpol_1.0, whole genome shotgun sequence genome contains the following:
- the LOC127832631 gene encoding vigilin-like, whose product MTSGVTTVGANLGDPEDYHVAFPGLPVDPLVSPATVGPWNNTPKFHVKTSKCTQVFTVPIEEQVGHNSTFGNESKQAEICKDIMNKTGVSIEMSLSKDQTLTIVVTGKEDQVKKARREVMTKLQTQANSSIRIPREHHRYILGQKGKKLQDLELVTATKITIPRADDNSDVIKIVGTKEGIDKAMHEIQVISDVQSKLAYERLPVQKVYHPFVCGPNNSTIRQLIEETGVKINVPPPSVMSDEIVVSGDKEGVMKCKATIMAIFEEKRRKCQAVSVEVRKSQHKYVIGPRGSNLQEILASTGVSVEVPGLDSASETITLRGEQDKLGPALTMVYSKANSVVFADVTAPDWLHKYIIGKKGANVRSITANFDKVHIEFTEGENKIKVEGPPEEVDQAVKALQEHVRELQSRMDFAEIEIDQRFHKHIIGKGGANITKIKNENNVVIKIPSDSENSNTIRIEGDPNGVKQAKTELLEMAKRMENEKTRDILIEQRFHRMLIGAKGEGIKTVRDKFNQVQITFPDQGKKSDVVTLRGPKADVDKCHQHLQKMTQDLIASNYQAQVHIFKDFHKNIIGKGGANIRKIREETDTRIDLPNKPSDSDVILITGMKANVEAAKKRIEDIQKELANIKEVSVDVPHKLHNSIIGAKGRLIRSIMDECGGVIIRFPPEGSTSDKVTIRGPAEDVDKAKKQLQELTTQIQTNSNVEEVRAKPEYHKFLIGRGGAKIRKVRENTGARIIFPSQDDADQELITIIGTKEAVAEAKTEILGLIQDLDNIVEGEVNVDPKFHKHFVARRGEVLRQIGDDYGGVTVSFPRSGVKSDRVVIKGAKDCVDGAKKRILEIVADLEAQVTIECEIGQQFHRTVMGARGANVQEITQQFDVQIKFPDRPANDKSPTEAGDAEPAENGDSGRSNIIIITGKADMCEQAKRALLDLVPITTEVFVPFDFHKNIIGQKGRDVRKLMDEYNVNISIPPQQQQSDMIKITGPPANVQRAVDALAERVQELELQKEDRLLKSFEVQCEVDPQFHPKLIGRRGEVINKIRTEHDVRIQLPERNDENQSVITIVGYEKNCLAAKEEILRMVKEYEDQVHLEVRIDQRIHPRIIGQRGRAVRKIMEDFKVDLRFPRGDEDKDLIVISGAEDDVYECRDHLLNIEEEFLQDVIDNEYIQSLQKPSRSGEGDEKRSRADGPGFMLKPGTAPWDSSGGGSAPDTSDTSEFPTFPGAAGSAIAPNSSYAWGPRRK is encoded by the exons GTGTTTCCATTGAGATGAGCTTGTCCAAGGACCAAACGCTGACCATTGTGGTGACTGGCAAGGAAGATCAGGTCAAGAAGGCAAGGAGGGAAGTGATGACCAAGCTACAAACTCAG GCTAACTCTTCTATACGTATTCCTCGAGAACATCACCGATATATTTTGGGACAAAAAGGGAAAAAACTTCAAGACCTAGAGTTGGTGACTGCAACAAAGATCACGATACCCCGGGCAGATGACAACTCTGACGTGATCAAGATTGTGGGCACTAAGGAGGGCATAGACAAAGCAATGCATGAGATTCAAGTGATATCGGATGTGCAG TCCAAACTTGCTTATGAGCGCTTGCCTGTTCAAAAAGTGTACCATCCCTTTGTTTGTGGACCAAACAACTCTACAATTCGACAGCTTATTGAAGAAACCGGTGTTAAGATTAATGTGCCCCCACCCAGCGTGATGTCTGATGAGATAGTGGTGTCTGGCGACAAGGAAGGAGTCATGAAGTGCAAAGCAACCATCATGGCTATTTTTGAAGAAAAG AGACGGAAATGTCAGGCGGTGTCTGTGGAGGTGCGCAAGTCCCAGCACAAGTATGTGATAGGCCCCCGAGGCAGCAACCTGCAGGAGATCCTGGCCTCCACTGGGGTGTCTGTTGAAGTTCCAGGCCTGGACAGTGCCTCAGAAACTATCACACTCAGGGGAGAACAAGACAAGCTAGGGCCCGCACTTACTATGGTTTACTCAAAG GCCAACAGTGTTGTGTTTGCTGATGTGACTGCACCCGACTGGCTACATAAATACATCATTGGGAAGAAGGGAGCCAATGTGCGAAGCATCACTGCAAACTTTGACAAG GTTCATATAGAGTTCACTGAAGGGGAGAACAAGATCAAGGTTGAGGGGCCTCCAGAGGAGGTGGATCAGGCTGTCAAGGCACTACAGGAACATGTCCGGGAACTG CAAAGCCGAATGGACTTCGCGGAAATTGAGATTGATCAACGATTCCACAAACACATTATTGGAAAAGGGGGTGCAAATA TCACAAAAATTAAGAATGAGAACAACGTTGTGATCAAGATTCCATCTGACTCTGAGAACAGCAATACCATCCGTATAGAGGGGGACCCAAATGGTGTCAAGCAGGCCAAAACTGAACTGCTAGAAATGGCAAAGAGAATG GAGAATGAAAAGACTCGTGACATACTGATAGAGCAGCGTTTCCACCGAATGCTTATTGGGGCCAAGGGCGAGGGAATCAAGACTGTACGTGACAAGTTTAACCAAGTGCAAATCACATTTCCAGACCAGGGAAAGAAAAGTGATGTTGTCACTTTAAGAGGCCCTAAGGCTGATGTTGACAAATGCCATCAACACTTACAGAAAATGACACAAGACCTG ATTGCTAGCAACTACCAGGCCCAGGTTCACATCTTTAAAGACTTCCACAAAAATATAATAGGAAAAGGAGGAGCGAACATTAGGAAG ATTCGAGAGGAAACAGACACTCGCATAGATTTGCCAAACAAACCATCTGACTCAGATGTGATCCTTATAACAGGAATGAAGGCAAATGTGGAGGCAGCAAAAAAGAGAATAGAAGATATCCAGAAAGAACTG GCCAACATTAAGGAAGTATCGGTGGATGTACCCCACAAGCTTCACAACTCTATCATCGGAGCCAAAGGGCGACTTATTCGTTCTATCATGGATGAATGTGGTGGGGTGATCATACGCTTTCCCCCAGAAGGCAGTACCAGTGATAAAGTAACAATACGTGGACCAGCAGAGGATGTGGATAAAGCCAAAAAGCAGCTTCAAGAACTAACTACACAAATT CAAACCAATAGCAATGTTGAAGAAGTCCGAGCAAAACCAGAGTACCATAAGTTCTTAATCGGTCGAGGTGGAGCCAAAATTCGCAAGGTGCGAGAGAACACAGGTGCGCGCATTATCTTTCCGTCACAGGACGATGCTGATCAGGAACTTATCACTATAATTGGAACCAAAGAAGCAGTGGCAGAGGCGAAAACTGAAATTCTTGGACTCATTCAAGATCTG GACAACATTGTTGAAGGTGAGGTGAATGTTGACCCAAAGTTCCACAAGCATTTTGTTGCTCGTCGTGGTGAGGTGCTGCGCCAGATAGGAGATGACTACGGTGGAGTGACAGTTAGCTTTCCTCGCAGTGGTGTCAAGAGCGACCGCGTCGTCATCAAAGGGGCTAAGGATTGTGTTGACGGAGCAAAGAAACGCATACTGGAAATAGTCGCTGATCTA GAGGCGCAGGTGACCATAGAATGTGAGATAGGCCAGCAGTTTCATAGGACAGTGATGGGGGCACGTGGCGCCAATGTGCAGGAGATCACACAGCAGTTTGATGTGCAGATCAAGTTCCCAGATAGACCTGCCAATGATAAGTCACCAACTGAAGCAG GTGATGCAGAGCCAGCAGAGAATGGTGACTCTGGTCGGTccaacatcatcataatcacaGGCAAGGCGGACATGTGTGAACAGGCCAAGAGAGCACTGCTG GATTTGGTTCCCATTACAACGGAAGTATTCGTTCCATTTGACTTCCACAAGAACATTATTGGCCAGAAAGGTCGTGATGTTCGCAAGCTGATGGATGAGTACAATGTGAACATCTCCATCCCTCCTCAGCAGCAGCAGAGTGATATGATCAAG ATCACAGGACCCCCAGCCAATGTTCAGCGAGCTGTTGATGCCCTCGCTGAGAGGGTCCAGGAGTTAGAGCTTCAAAAGGAGGATCGCCTTCTAAAGAGCTTTGAAGTTCAGTGTGAGGTAGACCCACAGTTCCACCCGAAGCTGATTGGACGTCGAGGTGAGGTGATCAACAAGATCCGCACAGAGCACGATGTGAGGATCCAGCTGCCTGAGAGAAATGATGAGAACCAAAGTGTGATCACCATCGTAGGCTACGAGAAGAACTGTCTGGCGGCCAAGGAAGAAATCCTTAGGATGGTCAAGGAATAT GAGGACCAGGTCCATCTGGAAGTACGCATTGACCAGCGCATTCACCCGCGCATCATTGGCCAGAGGGGACGGGCTGTCAGGAAGATCATGGAGGACTTCAAAG TGGACCTGAGGTTCCCACGAGGTGATGAAGACAAGGACCTGATAGTGATCAGCGGGGCAGAGGATGACGTGTATGAGTGTAGGGACCATCTGCTCAATATCGAGGAGGAATTT TTACAAGACGTCATAGACAATGAGTACATACAGAGTCTGCAGAAGCCCAGTCGTAGTGGTGAAGGCGATGAGAAGCGTAGTCGTGCTGATGGTCCTGGGTTCATGTTGAAGCCCGGCACGGCTCCCTGGGACTCCTCAGGGGGTGGGTCTGCTCCAGACACCAGCGACACCTCCGAGTTCCCTACCTTCCCTGGGGCAGCTGGCTCGGCAATCGCTCCTAACTCCAGCTACGCCTGGGGACCCAGGAGGAAATAG